Sequence from the Rhodococcus jostii RHA1 genome:
ACCAGAAGTCGACCCGGTCGGCCACCACCGACAGTGCGTCGCAGGCCGCCTCGGACCGATCCGCCCCGAATCGCGGTGTCTCGGCCGAGGCGAGCGAGAGAAGGCTGTCGAGAATGGTCTGCAAGCGTTTGGCCTCCTCGGTCACGCTGTGATAATCCTCGCGCGCACTGTCCGGCACACCGTCGTCGAGAAGGTCGAGGCGAAATTGCAACGCCGCAAGCGGGTTCCGCAGTTGATGGGCGGTGTCGGCGATCAGGCGCTGTTGCGCGTCCGCTGCCCGCAGCACCGCCGAAGACATCACGTCGAACGAATGCGCGAGCCGGCGCACCTCGGGAGGCCCGCCTGCCGCCGTGGCCGGCAGCACCGATTGTGGCGGCGCGGACGTCTGCGGCATCCCCGTGTCGGGCATGCGGCGGATGAGTTGCACGATCCCCTTGGACAAGTTCGCGAGCGGTCCGAGCACCCACCGGCTCAAGACGATCGCGAGGACGCCGAACGCGGCCAGAGCCAGCACCGCGCCGGCCGCGATCACGGCCCATTGCCGGAGGATGTCGGAGCGAGCCTCGGCGGTCGAGGCGCGCAGCACGATGGTGCCGTTCACCTGAGCGCCCGACCCCACCGGCTTGACGAACAGGGCCTCGTCGTCGCTCCATGGGAACAACCGGTCGACGGTGGAGACCCGCTCGTTGCGCAGTCCGCTGCGAATCGCCGCCTCGATCCCGGGTTCGTTGCCGTCGAGGCCTACCCCGAGGGTCGGGACACCACGCGTGGAGACCACCAGAACGCCCTCGCTGTACACGTCGTCGTACGCCTCGACCTCGCCGGCGATCCGCGCCGGGTCGCCGGTCCTGACGTACTCCTCGGCGAGGACGGCGAACCGTTGGATGTCGCCCTCGCGGCCGAGTGTGAACTCCTGCGTCCGCGCGTCCGCAGTCGCGAGCGCGAGGGGAATCGCGAAACTCGCGACCGCGCAGGATCCGAGTATCGCGAGAATCAGCAGTAACCGTCGGCGCATGTCGTTTCGACCCCGAGGTCAGCACACCCACCGGTAGCCGAAACCACGGATGGTGCTGATCAATCCGGGTCGGTCCAGCTTGGCGC
This genomic interval carries:
- a CDS encoding sensor histidine kinase, with the protein product MRRRLLLILAILGSCAVASFAIPLALATADARTQEFTLGREGDIQRFAVLAEEYVRTGDPARIAGEVEAYDDVYSEGVLVVSTRGVPTLGVGLDGNEPGIEAAIRSGLRNERVSTVDRLFPWSDDEALFVKPVGSGAQVNGTIVLRASTAEARSDILRQWAVIAAGAVLALAAFGVLAIVLSRWVLGPLANLSKGIVQLIRRMPDTGMPQTSAPPQSVLPATAAGGPPEVRRLAHSFDVMSSAVLRAADAQQRLIADTAHQLRNPLAALQFRLDLLDDGVPDSAREDYHSVTEEAKRLQTILDSLLSLASAETPRFGADRSEAACDALSVVADRVDFWSVTARERGARLVTVAAPDVDRVPVAIAENDLSQVLDVLIDNASRYAGPHPTVEIGVVVEPAPGRSPVCVWVADDGPGVPEELRDKLTDRFFRASDQAGTGLGLSIVEVVTAAYGGRLVIDEAPAGGLRVRLWLEPHVEKLDDD